From the genome of Ostrinia nubilalis chromosome 1, ilOstNubi1.1, whole genome shotgun sequence:
attttgtgcGGGAACTTTTTTAATATTCCTAAAATCATTCAAAATTGAACACGATGATTCATCAATTATCTTGAGAAAGACAACCTTGAGAACTTTCCTTTCTTAATAAATTGGTGATTGTAATGAACAGTATTTGCGGAAACGGTATGGGGACTGAATTGTACTTAGTTTGTGAAAATCGTGCCAATTAGtttaagattataaataaaaatattcgatTTAAAATgggcattatttatttttaatttttctataTACATTCTAGCTTTGTTGTTACTTTTAGAGAAAATTACACTAGTTCATATTATTAAAGATTCCTAATTCAGTCTTAATAACATTACAATAATAAAGCTAGTACATGATTGTATATTAAACATCAGTATCACATAATTTCCTTACAGTAAAATATCACACACTATATGGTTgagtaaaatacaaattaatacaTAACATACCTCTTTTTCTACATGTCAAAGTTGGAAACATGCAGTTGCTGCAGTATATTTCTTGCTGTAACAAAAGAAAACATCGAAATTAAATTAGGCTTAATTGTGAAAGAAATAGGTACCAAAAACTTGATAACAACCATATTCCAATTGTTACACAGActtgttgcgaactttttggcgactttgggtgtcacgatctATTTGATGCTGACGTACATACTTATACCGGGCTACAAATAGTTAAACTAACTGCTGAAAACTGGCTCATTTTCATTTATTAGCTATAACTCAATTCCTAAAATTCGACTCAAATCAATAAAATCATTCAGTCCAGTCAAATTTTGAAAAGCAAACTTAGAAGTCAAACATGGGTATTTCCATGCCATCCTAACTCTTTATATTATTACCTTGAAAATATCCAGTGTCGTGCAAATCGTCTGGCGTCGGCACGAAAGGCGGCTCCGCGCTGAGCTGGTTCTCCCAGTCGACGTTCCTGAAGAGAGACATCTTCTTGACTGCGGTAGCCGCAGGCCGCTCCTTGGGATCCATGGTGAGAAGACCCTCGATCGCACCGACCGCCTCGGCTGATAGCGCTTCGTCGCCTTCTGGCCATTCAATGTCTGTAAGGCCACCATGTGTCAATTTTAACTCAATCTGATTTATTATTCGTGTAAAGATTAAGGAGCATGATGACAGCATGACAGTTTCAACAGTTACGATTTAAAGACAGTTAACGAATTAATCTCAATCTGAGTCTGTAACGTGCGTTAATAGGGCCGCCCCGCTGAATCTTTCTTGCTAAGTTCAGACTGTCTCGCATAGGTCCTGCAGACGTCTAAGCACCGTTGCGTATACGTACAATGTACATGCAGTTTCAACTTTCACATAATTTGTTGCATAATCCAATTAAAAGTTGGGtcattatttacttacttctAGACAGTATATTGGTGAAGACAGCTTGTGGAGTTTCATCGTTAAAAGGAGGGACGCCAGTCATAAATTCATAAAGACACACGCCCAGCGCCCACCAATCCACTGAAGGGCCATGCCCTTGCCTGGCAAATACAAAAACGATCgatttaaaaatatacctacgtaTGGTAAACCCTTGCCAATAAAACTATAAGAAAAGATTCAGATAGTTTTGAGCTTACCTCAGCAACAACTCAGGCGCTAAATAGTCGGGTGTTCCCAAAATTCTTTGATCAGAGACTTGATTTCCACGCCGCACGCTTTTAGGCGTTCTGTATGGAGTGTGGGCGGTCGCTACTGGTGTTTTACAAAGGTCCGTTGGTGATCTGTCATCCTAGAATATACAACAGCTTTAATTGTCTTACCAATGCCATTTAAATTTTTACAGacatataaacataataaatcCTGTACTTACTCTGCTCATACGCCGTGACGGGAATATCTCCAAACTAGTAGAAATATGTTTACTGAACAcgatatttttatctttagctccAGATGCCGGTTGATCATCCTTGGGCAAGTTAAATCGCGTTGCCTTGTGCATTTTCTTGGCGCTCGGTGACTTGTCATTGGACACTGGAGTTGAGAATATCACGCCTACATTAAAATGGTGACTATCATCTTGAGATGCCCATCTACAAAAAATAGTACCATTATTTTACTTATCTAAATATCACTGCTGCAGCTgatagacacattttttttttacatttttagttaCCTTTTTTTAAGGACACCCTTTATTGGATTCTTCCGCCTATCTGGGGTAGGATGAATAGCCATGCGTTTTGGTGTGTTCTGACTTAGCTCCAACGCCATTATCTCTTGAGTAAGCCCACTGTGATTCTCTTTGGACTCAGCAAGGCTTGTCACACCTGTAGGCGTATCTCCATCCCCGTCTAATATTCTTTTCCTCTTTTTCGCTCTGAAACTATTGACAAAAATGGTTTAATTTTGGGCTCAAGATATCTTAGTTGATAGGTTAAATGATATTAGATCATACCTAGGTATTCTCTTCAAGGAATTCCCGCGGCACACAGGAGAGGTTGACTGGTCATGTTGGGAGTCAGTGAGTACAGCAGACTCTCCTAAGGATGACCCATTGTTGCTGCTTATGTCAGTAGACTTGTTGCTCTTCGAGTTGCTACTGTTTTTAGAACTTTCGCAAGTGTGGTAGGAGCTGAGAGATTCAGATCCAGAATCTTGAGACTGAAAAGAAGTTTTTATGCAGTCTTTTTATGTGACCACCATAAATAGCAATGGAAGAACAAAATCTTGAAATTACTATGCATAGGTCATAGAGCCCCCGCGCATTAGGCGGCCAAGCCGCGCGGTCAGATCGCGGCGGTCAACTAGCGGTAGTATACGCGCGCGCAACGCGGCCTGGTCGATCTATAATATTTCGTTGACCGCAGCGACATAGCCGCCTAATGCTCGGGGGAATATACtagatacataatattttttatacatacaaCTACATCATCCAGGTTGATGCTTTCTGCGCTCATGAAGGGATGGATCCCAGAAAGTTGAGAATGCTCCATCAGCTGAGAATTTTCTAATCCACTAACACCATCAAACATACCCTGCAGTTTACCTGTGAACAATACATAGCacttacaattttaaaaatattgcacCTTGCAGAGGTAAGAGTATGTTAACAAAACTTGTAACTAGTGCAACTATCTAACCATTTCAATTAGCACAggtataattttgttttgtactACTGACTTTAAAATTAGTCATCAATATAGGATTAATACAAAGGCAAGCAATGCAGTACTTGGttagtttaaatacattaagttattaAAGCATTGATTTTCATACTAGTCTCCTTAAGTTCATCAATGAGGTTCTCACAAGCATCAGCAGACATGACAGAGGTGTGGGTGGAGTCTCCACCGCCAGAACCAAAGGACAGGTGTGATGTTAAGGACAACAGCTGGCCGGGTGTTCTCATGTTCAAACTTGGTGTTCGATTAACAAAATCTGATATTTCCAAATCtgtaaaaaacaatttattgcaATTACATTTTTCAGTGTGTTTTTGCATTCTATAAACAGTGAGGTATTTTGATACATTCTTAGATCTCTAAATATAGAGCTCTAAACATCATGTAGCAACTTAACAATATCTTTACCTCTATGTATTTCAATTCTAGACAAACCAAAGTCTGTGAGTTTTACATGACCACTTTTAGCAATCAACATATTGTCTGGTTTCAAATCTCTGTGCACTATATTATGTTTGTGCAAATAATCCAATGCTAGAGTTACTTCTGCTACATAGAACACCGCCATTGACTCTTCCAGAAACCCATAAACATTTAGAAGAGACTTTAAATCTCCACCAACCATGTATTCCATTACCTgaaaattagtaaaataaaaaataaaaattattttactaaaaagtGTTTGCACTATGGTAATGAAGACATAAAATTAAACAATTGactataaaaaattaattagGCCCTTTGAAAATTTccaaaaacaaacttttctgtTCACTGCCTAGAATATGGCTACAAAACTGTACCAACTTATGATACTGATGTGGCATGGCATATTAGGGGCCAGTCCCCTCCTGAAAAATAACCCTAGATATGCCAACGTGTACATCTTCTGTACTTTAAACATTAGGTAGAAGAAACTTTGAGGAGGTCCACCTGGTGGTCAATGGGCACATTACACATATTGTTGTAAATCGATGCAACACTATAGGTAGTGCTGAGGTAGGCCTCAAATACTGCTGTGAAACATAAGCTAATATTCTTACAGACTTACCAGATAAACTGAAGATAAGGACTGCAATGAATAGAACAAATGCACGCAAAACGGACTCCTTGATAATGCCAGTGCATTCCTCTCAGTTACAACTTGTGCAACCATGTTTTTGTTTATCAtatcagattttttcataacttTTATGGCATACATCAGTTCTTTGTTATTCTTTTTGTGCGCTAGAAATACTTTTCCAAATGCACCACGACTGATGGGCTTGACTAtagtaaaatcattaatatctggagcctaaaaataaaggaaatatAAGTAAGCACAATAAATAAAGGACTTCTAcccaatgttacaaaaaaatacctaccttgGTTATCACGGTTTCATTGATAgcatttattttttccaaaattgtgTGACATTCTGTGGTGTCTGATAATTTTGAATCATTTGAGGTCATTTTTGTACAATGCTATCTTTCTTCttctgataaaattaaattcaaaccaACGTAAAATAACCTTTGAGCTGTTGCCGTTGTATGATGATCCTGTCACGCCTGTCAGTCCTGTCACTGTCATTTTTGTCAAATCTGTCACTATCATTCTAATATTTAGTAGTCCGAAATCATGTCATACcggaataaattaaaattaaaaaaaaaagttaaaaataattaacacaacctacaaataacattcaaaattCCATTTTGAATGTAAATGTTGCACTGCACGCGTTGTTGGTAAGAACCACACCAACAACGCATGCagtgccccgattgcgctaatttttaacgtctccaaatTCATTGGCGCTTCTTCACCAGTTGCGCTCCGTTTTTCATTCCATCTGAGGTGCAAATTCGGTACCGCGGTAAACTTCATGCGCAAAccgcaaacaaaaacaaaacactccaTTACAAGTCCGGAaaccttattttttcactaacACACAACAAAAATGTTCGTGAAGgcgtttgagaaaaagtagctttcttTTAGCTTTTACACAAAGAAGCGTTTGTTTTTcgacaccgcgatacgaatttgtgattttcgttcgtcgtcTTTAGTCGCgttttagttgaaaatatttagcgcaatcggggacAAGATCGCAATCGTAAACTAtaatgggtcgcgcgacctgtcattagcctttgatcgcgccggctaTCATTGCCTGCGATGGTGCCGATCTGTGGGTCTAGAGAAAGTGCACATTAAAATCGCAAACGAGTCGAAAAGTtgtcgaaaagccttttttgtaagtatggagttttgacagattcgattcgatcaaaaagtaggtacattttgtctaggggggctgcacGCATTGGTGTGATTCTCGGCTTGAGAAATCTGCCGGCGCGCCATCGAAAACTTGTCAAATTAAATGTAGAAAACGCTTCTATAGTTTGTCATAGGACCTACTTTTTTCAACTGTGTGACATGTTCTATGGTAAAGAAAAAGTTAACCAACAAGACCATATTAAAAACGTTTATCTCCACTTAAAATTTCACTCATTGCAAAATAGTCACTTCTCGATTCTGCAGGTCGAAACGCATTGGCTGAAAGCTTGCACTAGAGATGAGCACATCAAAGGCTGATGTGgattttcttcataacattgtAAAATCTGTAAAGTAGGTCGTTTTGTACCACAggacagagccccgattacggtaacttttaacgtcaacaatccagacacgcttctcgattctgcgatacgattggtcgttcaacagcgtacgtcagctgttttgaccaatcgtatcgcagaatcgagaagcgtgtctggattgttgacgttaaaagttaccgtaatcggggctctgggcaCACACGATTAAAGCcggtacggctagcacgaaaaactttcgagttcgaatcgtttgcgtattcgaatcgcatttaaaatatttatacgagaactacaacagcgcccttttAAACGTGTCGTAAAATGAACTtcgtatgagaaatggttgcacgaaacttattttgagaatcaaaattgtcatgttatcgtttaattcgaaggttgagtatcgaaatttgtcgaatacgcaaacgattcgaagatgaaagtCGTTCATGCTAGAGGTTCGGGTCTTCAGCGCGTGTTTTGTCCTacaacattcaacattttttgtaaGCAATTTCATTGAATGTTgagatgtttttgttgattatgTAAGGCTTTTGCCCGCGCTGGAGATCCAGCTTATTAGGCATAACTACTTGCCTCATAACTACGCTTCCCATATGTCTTTACCTTAGCACGCCAGTCCAAACAAGGTTTAATTTTTTGTAGCTTATCGTTTGTTACTTTAGGAGGTTCAAatgttttattagtattttcTACAGTTTTTTCATACTCGGCTTCtataattttgtttatagaTTGATGCTCCTTTTTAAGAAATTCTATTCTATGAGCCCAATAGTCGCCATCGCCCTCTTCCGTTGGTTCTATTGACTTAATGTCTTTAAAAATTAGGCCATCATCAGGATCCTGTTGGAGTTTTAAGAATTTACACACAGAACAATTTGAAGGATTTTTAATATAAACTTGTAAGAACTACCTTATCTATTTTACTAAAAAACATTTAAGTTAGTAAAcctttaagtaaataattgctTACTGCTGCTAGGTCATCCAATGCAACTACGTTTTCATCTTGGATAGAATTTTGTATATTCAATGCAGGAGCTAAAGCAAATGTATTATCAAAACTAACTCGACGCGTATCTTTACTTGATATTATTCCCATCTTGAAAGTATTATTTGAGTCAAAGAAtagaaaaacaaataatttacaacattaataaattttaaagtaaatggCAGACATTAGACAGCGGATGGGTAGACAAGTGATGTACGAATGACATAAGAATCTTCTAAAGaggattttataattttaacttcTGCCGTCTAGTTCTCCTACTTTGCTGAACTTTTGTATTTAATGTTGCTAATGATGCGTCACCATTTTAAATTATGGAAATTACATCGTAAGTAATGCTCTAAAAATATTGTGCAAGTGCATACAGAATTTTGAGctttttttctctaaaattgaTTTAGTGTAAATTCGGACCGAAGTCTATGGTAGTCTAATAACTTTTCTCTGTAGTCTATTAGTTCTGTCATGATGACAGGTGTTGTCAATCTgacagtcagtgttgccagaaggttacttttgaactgcattggttacttttaggttacactaatgaaaaggttacttttaggtgatttttcagaaattgtagaattaacttttacaggttattcagtaaaaaatattaatagtgacaagttaagtttatacgaccggtcacttttcggtcttcattgaatggtcaaaatttcgaatttaggtaaatgattgatgatcaattgtattcattttccatccatgaacaaccttaaaCAATCGCtcacacccccccccccccccccccccgtagaaggttactttttattcaaaaaggttacattttttttatatttctggtaatttctgacaagacccgactggcaacactggccacggcatatgctgagtggggtcccattgcgatgggcatcgctgtgcgacagggtggcactgcttagtttattcattcattcattgtatgttttatgtcacctctgtcttatcttatttgctttttttttttattttacctcttttgtcttttgtgatgtccatggcaataaatgtttctttctttctttcaaatccaggaaacgtttttatacgaccggtcacttttcggtcttcatggaatgctccgcacccccccccccccgtatgaaggttactttttcttcaaaaaggttacatttttttatatttctggtaatttctgacaagacccgactggcaacactgctgACAGTACGCCTTTCTGTTTGTTCTGTGTTGTTCATTTTATGTCGcaagaaaatacaaaataaattacttatccACAATAATTTTGTAGATAATGTCCTTGTACGAcgatcttgatacaataaaagCCCGCACGACAGAAAAGGTAGCAGGATGGTCTTCAGGTATAAAATTACTGCAATCACAACTGCAACTAAAAAAAGCTGCAGTAACTCAACCTAAAAGAGAAGCTTTACGTCGTTCAACACAGGTAAAAGGAGCTAAAGTTTGATATTGATTTACTTTATTATGCAGTTAATGTGCaatttcatgaaaataattcggttatgatttttattaacctaacctgtaatttaatattttacattgAAAGGTTTTAACACCTGTTATCGACCTGAAAAGTAAACAAAAAGATGAGGATGAGTCAAATTCAAACAGTCCCAATTCACAACCTAAAACTCTGACAGCTTCACTAAATGTTCGAGATTTTGATTGGAATGTAGCAAATGAGTATGATCCTATGTGGCCTaatgattacgaaaaagttGCCAAAGGTTGGTATAAGTTTTATCATTCTATTATTCCAAAATATTGACTTGTGATAAtcgacattattttataaatgtttttattttttatttcttacactTTTTCCAGAAATGCAAGCTAAAAGATTACAATTAGATGGTGGAGACAGAACTGAAAGGACAGAAAGAAAACGAAAAAGTAGatttggtgatgatgatgatgttatccCTGAAAAAACACTTATACCAATGGTAAATAAGGCAAATTTTTCACTTGTTTCATTGAGATAATTCATTCAGGATacttgattttataaaattactgtTACAGTTAATAAAAGCAATGCAAACTATTTTTCTGTTGAAAAGTAACTTGTAACTAATAAGATATCACAGTGCTTAGCTTTCACCTTAATTCCATCTATTGTATggataacttttaaaattttgattgtaaaatgtttattatttcaaCCACAGCAACctgaagaagaagaagctgAAGAAATATCTAAACGTGCTGCTGGTGCTGCGATTGCCCCACCACCGTCATTGACTGTTGAGACCCCATCACCACCCCCTGCCGTACCCACCCCTAACCCCCCTGCAGCTGGATTTTCTATAGGTGGCTATGGTGCTAGCTCAGTAGCTGCCAAAATTATGGCAAAATATGGATTCAAGGTATTTCAGAATTATGTTTGCTAACCTTATTTTttcattgaatttttttttcacttatctATCTTTCCTTGTTGATTTCTGGGTTTTTTAAAGCCAATTACTTTTGCTTAACTATATCCTTCTCATTTAAATGTCAACtgataaacttatttttttaaaataggaagGTCAAGGTTTGGGTAAAAAAGAACAAGGCATGTCAGTGGCTTTACAAGTAGAGAAGACCTCTAAGCGTGGTGGAAGAATTATACATGAAAAGGATGGAGGAGCCATGCCACCACCAGCATTTGCTATGCCTGCTGCTCCTGGACCAGGTTATTATTTTCACCATTAATCATGATTTTTGATATTACTAAATTTGAAAAAACTGGATAGAGACTAAACTAATGCCAATGGTAGTTAATAATGAAAAAATCTCTTATaatgtatttattgaaatcctttttttgttaatatttttttttaattttatgattatttaatattatgccaaatttttttttcagattctCCAAATGCTTCTTCTAATTCCCCACAAACAAAACAAGAGCCATCAATTACTGAAATAATGAAGTCACCGAGCAAAGTAGTTTTATTAAgagtaagtaaattattttctttgggAATATTCAGATATTGACTTTcataataaagtttaaaaatgcatttttgttTGCAGAATATGGTGGGCCCCGGAGATGTGGACGAGGAACTTGAACCAGAAGTAAAAGATGAATGTAACACGAAATATGGAGatgttataaaagttttaatatttgaaatgccAAATGCGCCTTCTGATGAAGCTGTGAGAATATTTGTGGAATTTAAACGAATTGAAAGTGCTATTAAAGCAGTTGTCGACCTCAATGGCCGATTTTTCGGCGGTCGTCAAGTGAAGGCGGGATTCTATGATGTAGAAAAATTTGCTTCATTACAATTAactgaataaataatattgaatacGATAAAATAAGGTGTTTCAATTTTTCATGTTAGTTGGAGAGACTTACatggataataataataataaataataaataaatctttggacaatttcacacagcgccagctagccccaaagtaagcaatttaaTGCTTGTGTCATGGGTGCTAGCTTAGCGGttatactacttatatatattttttttttaaatacatacataatatacatagtaacacccagacccgacacagaaattaaaattcatcatttcaatttctgcccggccgggaatcgaacccgggacctctcggcatagtagtccgttctgaaccactacaccaaacggccgactaaaaggataaaagttaaaaagtattattaaatattatgagTAATGacactattattttaattattatttatttatagcatCTAAATCAAGGTTTGTCTGGGAATTCCAgggaataaaatacatttttagttGATTTGATACTTTATACGTATTCTTATAAAATCTTTGGGTTGTGGCCAAGCTTGCCCTGTTGTTTAATCTGTGGTCAAAATGACAGATAGTTCCAATGCTGCCAACATGAAGAAGTCTGACAAGGGATGTACGCAGAACTTTATCGAGTTTATATCGATACTTTTTGTTgataatttgaaattatttgtaTTGGTATAGGAAAAATTACCTGAgaattaataaatcaaaatgttGCATGTTCGTTGGTACCTACTCATCTATTTCATGTTCTGAGTATCCGCAATAATGACGATCTAAGCGTATTCTGTCAGATCGTTAGTTCACCGAGTTGGAGGCCTGTGGTGGAGACGCTATGCTTTAAGATCCAATCGTTGTTAATACAAAACTCCTTTTGTccgatctgggggcacggcagtgcccccaccaagtcgagcaaaaaagcggcacggccgtaccatccttttctcgaagcaattcaggccattttcgaccgcctgtaacttcgttgtggataaaactagaaggctgaattttcattagctatgcaggaattgtaaagacacggtatatttaaaatttcattcaatttgaaccagtagtttaggaattataacgggtcaaagttacttaattttgtcactcactgactcactgactgactcaccgatcatcaaaattctaaggcacttctagcagacctagaagcttcaaatttggaatataagtagtgtttggtgtatgaatcaaggaaaaactaaaatatttgggggcacggtagtgcaaccgccaagtcgagtaaaatttttcaatttcggtccagttttctagatacataactgctgtctacaaaatacaaaaagaaatgagatttgggggcacggtagtgcaaccgccaagtcgagcaaaatttttcaatttcggtccagttttctagatacataactgctgtctacaaaatacaaaaagaaatgagatcccatcaaaaacaatacttgtcaaaaaaaccaagtctcgcaactcagttgttctacggtaaaaagttgtgagatccatgtaataccaagtccaggccaggaaatctttaacgttttacataaatatattgacttggccatcgcatgaaaacacgtgtaaattaaattatttagtgcgatggccaagtcaataatttatgtaaaacgttaaagatttcctggcctggacttggtattacatggatctcacaactttttaccgtagaacaactgagttgcgagacttggtttttttgacaagtattgtttttgatgggatttaacTTTCCCAAAAGAGTTATTGTAAAAAATCTGGTCGACTTATGACACTACTGTCGATATCAATTACATTAAGAAATAACCACATCACTACTGTCAAGCTGTTTTGTCAAATGTCGTGTTCAATCATCAATTTTACAAAAAGTCTGTCTTTTATCCCCCGTCCCTTTAACATCAAATGCGTACTTAACACCAATAACTCCCCTATTTTAAATTCCCTTGTTAAATTCATCaatgttaacaaaattaatttgtaggtacttttaacttgTCTTGGCCTTGCGAAATTCAATCCAAATCTCTTAGCCTCTCCCAACAGTCCCAACCCTTTCCCTTATCCCAATCCACGCTGTACAAaatttttgtgttttgtttgttttgtgatgtcTTTTTGTGATTGTGTGTgatgtcttttttgttttaggtacGATAAGTCCGCTTAGTTTTGCAGTATTGaattattatctatttatttttttattcataacattgtgtaaaagctgcgcacgtgacattggcggaacAGTGTGCCCCCAGTGGCGAAAAAACACAAGTCCATCGCCATCAAcaaatgaagaagaagaagtctgTCTTTTAGATTTACTTACAGTGATTTTGAGGCATTGGAAGTGATTTGCATTACTAATTGATTATCAAGTTACGGTCACTAACCTAATTAAAAACAATGATTAAGTATAATTACTATGTGTAGTCATTGAATGTAAGAACCAACTagtgttttaaaattttcttttaatattattaaacaatGGCTTTTTATTCTTGCAATCGTTACAGACTCttagttttagttttgttaGGATTGATAATGTGGCAAGTGTTTCAGTTGTTGCCAAAAAAACAAGTACAAGTGACTGAGGTGAGTTCACAAAATCCTTCATAAATTCCATTCCATAGGCTATCCATTCTCATATCTGACATAATGATAATCCCAAATAATTCTTCTATAATATAGTTTGACGTATCTTATCTATCCATAGCAATAGGAGGGAAATCAATGGTTAGGATAGGAAAGCTTACTGTTTTACTTGTAGCCATTGTGAACATTTTTTGAATGAATGCCAGTGTTgtgggatttatttattttattgtatattAAACCGATTTTCCTAAATTATAAGTTGTTTAATCCATAACCTGCAGATTTGagtttaaaatcttttaaatttcTATACTAAGATTTtgttccttttctttttttatacatcatGTAGTGAGGAGCAGGTTTAAGGGTCTTTCAtcaataatacaataataaatagtcattagttttttttgttacactttccaatattaaatcataattgttcACGAATTTGAACTCAGGTTTGAAATAAtttcatacttattattaacccattatagactgagttttcttaaagtgtcagatttttgtttttttgaaatatgttcataattatggtctacataatgctatacaagcattaaaaaaatgatccgacctgtaatctagaaaaaaaatgctggtaccatatggtaccgctagcctcttaccgtgtcagtcagttaaaac
Proteins encoded in this window:
- the LOC135071291 gene encoding serine/threonine-protein kinase greatwall isoform X4; the protein is MTSNDSKLSDTTECHTILEKINAINETVITKAPDINDFTIVKPISRGAFGKVFLAHKKNNKELMYAIKVMKKSDMINKNMVAQVVTERNALALSRSPFCVHLFYSLQSLSSVYLVMEYMVGGDLKSLLNVYGFLEESMAVFYVAEVTLALDYLHKHNIVHRDLKPDNMLIAKSGHVKLTDFGLSRIEIHRDLEISDFVNRTPSLNMRTPGQLLSLTSHLSFGSGGGDSTHTSVMSADACENLIDELKETSKLQGMFDGVSGLENSQLMEHSQLSGIHPFMSAESINLDDVVSQDSGSESLSSYHTCESSKNSSNSKSNKSTDISSNNGSSLGESAVLTDSQHDQSTSPVCRGNSLKRIPSFRAKKRKRILDGDGDTPTGVTSLAESKENHSGLTQEIMALELSQNTPKRMAIHPTPDRRKNPIKGVLKKRWASQDDSHHFNVGVIFSTPVSNDKSPSAKKMHKATRFNLPKDDQPASGAKDKNIVFSKHISTSLEIFPSRRMSRDDRSPTDLCKTPVATAHTPYRTPKSVRRGNQVSDQRILGTPDYLAPELLLRQGHGPSVDWWALGVCLYEFMTGVPPFNDETPQAVFTNILSRNIEWPEGDEALSAEAVGAIEGLLTMDPKERPAATAVKKMSLFRNVDWENQLSAEPPFVPTPDDLHDTGYFQARNILQQLHVSNFDM